From Serinicoccus profundi, the proteins below share one genomic window:
- the acs gene encoding acetate--CoA ligase — protein MSDEGLSNLLHEERSFAPSEEFAAQANGTAELFERAEADREGFWAEQARTYLQWETDFDQVLDWSDAPFAKWFVGGRLNACVNAVDRHVEAGHGDRVAIHWVGEPEDDTRDLTYAELHEQVQRAANALTDLGVGEGDTVMIYLPMVPEAAVAMLACARIGAPHSLVFGGFSSDALRSRIADADSKVVITADGGYRRGKPSGLKSVVDGALEGETPVRNVLVVKRTGQDVEWTDGRDQWWEEALEAADPTHEAQAFDAEHPLFILYTSGTTGKPKGIVHATGGYLLQTAYTAHVVHDIHPETDVYWCTADVGWVTGHSYIVYGPMTLGATQVMYEGTPDTPHQGRFWEIVQDKKVTILYTAPTAIRTFMKWGKEIPEKFDLSSLKLLGSVGEPINPEAWMWYREVIGGGRCPIVDTWWQTETGGIMISPIPGVTETRPGSAQHPIPGINAVVVDDAGQPVERGSGGYLVVTDPWPSMLRGIWGDPERYKETYWSRFEDMYFAGDGAKLDEDGNIWVLGRVDDVMNVSGHRMSTAEIESALVSHPKVAEAAVVGAADETTGQAICAFVILRQEAVDQADEEGEGEDLVAELRQHVAKEIGAIAKPRQIMVVAELPKTRSGKIMRRLLKDVAEHREVGDVTTLADSSVMDLISKGMNDG, from the coding sequence ATGTCCGATGAGGGACTGTCCAACCTTTTGCACGAGGAGCGCAGCTTCGCGCCGAGCGAGGAGTTCGCCGCACAGGCCAACGGCACCGCGGAGCTCTTCGAGCGCGCCGAGGCCGACCGGGAGGGCTTCTGGGCCGAGCAGGCGCGGACCTACCTGCAGTGGGAGACCGACTTCGACCAGGTCCTGGACTGGTCCGACGCGCCCTTCGCCAAGTGGTTCGTCGGCGGCCGTCTCAACGCCTGCGTCAACGCCGTCGACCGGCACGTCGAGGCCGGGCACGGCGACCGGGTGGCCATCCACTGGGTCGGTGAGCCCGAGGACGACACCCGCGACCTCACGTATGCCGAGCTGCACGAGCAGGTGCAGCGGGCCGCCAACGCGCTGACCGACCTCGGCGTCGGCGAGGGCGACACCGTGATGATCTACCTCCCGATGGTCCCCGAGGCCGCGGTGGCGATGCTCGCCTGCGCCCGGATCGGCGCCCCGCACTCCCTCGTCTTCGGCGGTTTCTCCTCCGACGCCCTGCGCAGCCGCATCGCGGACGCCGACAGCAAGGTGGTCATCACCGCCGACGGTGGCTACCGACGGGGCAAGCCGTCGGGGCTGAAGTCGGTCGTCGACGGCGCCCTGGAGGGTGAGACGCCGGTGCGGAACGTCCTCGTCGTCAAGCGCACCGGCCAGGACGTCGAGTGGACCGACGGGCGCGACCAGTGGTGGGAGGAGGCGCTGGAGGCGGCCGACCCCACCCACGAGGCGCAGGCCTTCGACGCCGAGCACCCGCTGTTCATCCTCTACACCTCCGGCACCACCGGGAAGCCCAAGGGCATCGTCCACGCGACCGGCGGCTACCTGCTGCAGACGGCATACACCGCCCACGTCGTGCACGACATCCATCCCGAGACCGACGTCTACTGGTGCACCGCCGACGTCGGCTGGGTCACCGGGCACTCCTACATCGTCTACGGGCCGATGACGCTCGGGGCGACCCAGGTGATGTACGAGGGCACGCCCGACACCCCGCACCAGGGCCGCTTCTGGGAGATCGTGCAGGACAAGAAGGTGACGATCCTCTACACCGCGCCGACGGCGATCCGGACCTTCATGAAGTGGGGCAAGGAGATCCCGGAGAAGTTCGACCTGTCGAGCCTCAAGCTGCTCGGGTCGGTGGGCGAGCCGATCAACCCCGAGGCATGGATGTGGTACCGCGAGGTCATCGGTGGCGGGCGGTGCCCGATCGTCGACACGTGGTGGCAGACCGAGACCGGCGGCATCATGATCTCCCCGATCCCGGGCGTCACCGAGACCCGGCCCGGCTCCGCGCAGCACCCGATCCCCGGCATCAACGCCGTCGTCGTCGACGACGCGGGCCAGCCGGTGGAGCGGGGCAGCGGCGGCTACCTCGTCGTCACCGACCCGTGGCCCTCGATGCTGCGCGGGATCTGGGGTGACCCGGAGCGCTACAAGGAGACCTACTGGAGCCGGTTCGAGGACATGTACTTCGCCGGTGACGGCGCCAAGCTTGACGAGGACGGCAACATCTGGGTGCTCGGCCGGGTCGACGACGTCATGAATGTCTCCGGTCACCGGATGTCGACCGCTGAGATCGAATCGGCGCTGGTCAGCCACCCGAAGGTCGCCGAGGCGGCGGTCGTCGGCGCGGCGGACGAGACGACCGGCCAGGCCATCTGCGCCTTCGTCATCCTGCGTCAGGAGGCCGTCGACCAGGCCGACGAGGAGGGCGAGGGCGAGGACCTCGTCGCGGAGCTGCGCCAGCACGTCGCCAAGGAGATCGGCGCGATCGCCAAGCCCCGGCAGATCATGGTCGTGGCCGAGCTGCCCAAGACGCGCTCGGGCAAGATCATGCGCCGCCTGCTCAAGGACGTCGCCGAGCACCGCGAGGTGGGCGATGTCACCACCCTCGCCGACTCCTCGGTCATGGACCTCATCAGCAAGGGGATGAACGACGGCTGA
- a CDS encoding RrF2 family transcriptional regulator codes for MDISARSDYAVRAMLALLAGQDADAPAAPDAGTGGTGGTGGSTPEGRSPGANPVSVDRLAQAQDLPVKFLEAIVADLRRAGLVTSRRGARGGYLLARPADEIAVGDIIRAVDGPLAEVRGLRPHDTAYPGEAEHLPTLWVATRAALRTVLDGTTLDQLRRGSWSPEITELLRQPDAWESR; via the coding sequence GTGGACATCTCCGCCCGCTCCGACTACGCCGTCCGGGCGATGCTCGCGCTCCTGGCCGGCCAGGATGCCGACGCACCGGCCGCCCCCGACGCGGGCACCGGCGGCACCGGCGGCACCGGCGGATCCACCCCTGAGGGCAGGAGCCCGGGCGCCAACCCCGTCTCGGTCGACCGCCTCGCGCAGGCCCAGGACCTGCCGGTGAAGTTCCTCGAGGCGATCGTCGCCGACCTGCGCCGCGCCGGGCTGGTCACCTCCCGCCGCGGCGCCCGCGGCGGCTACCTCCTGGCCCGACCGGCCGACGAGATCGCCGTCGGTGACATCATCCGCGCCGTCGACGGCCCGCTGGCCGAGGTGCGGGGTCTGCGCCCGCACGACACGGCATACCCCGGGGAGGCCGAGCACCTGCCCACCCTCTGGGTGGCCACCCGCGCCGCCCTGCGCACCGTCCTCGACGGCACGACCCTCGACCAGCTCCGCCGCGGGAGCTGGTCGCCGGAGATCACCGAGCTGCTCCGCCAGCCGGACGCCTGGGAGAGCCGTTGA
- a CDS encoding cation acetate symporter — protein sequence MAPSLAAGAVLIVCLVTVALSAFVLRLSRRTSDFYVAGRAVSPQRNAAAIGGEYLSAASFLGVAGLIYDQGVDALWYPVGYTVGYLVLLVLVAAPLRRSGAYTLPDFAEARLESRFVRHLCSVLVVFIGWLYLLPQLQGAGFTLRLVSGAPLWLGPVLVVVVVVLSVAAGGMRSITLVQSVQYWIKLTALAIPAGVLLAVWWGSQGPGLEVTESWVLPGVGPEEGGHGLYRTLSLMMALALGTMGLPHVVVRYYTNPDGTGARATTVRVLVLLGMFYVVTVVYAVLGRAYLPTLEPGVRADTVVLRLPTEVLPGVGGEVLLAALAGGAFAAFLSTSSGLALAVTGVLNQDVMRPLLARAVHGDHSEVAGFRIAAVVAVVVPFAGVGVFPEVPLAAFVTLAFVIAASTFFPLLALGVWWPRLSVQGAAAGLVTGAVLAIGAVAVTVLAGGQSGWPAALLAQPAAWIVPLVGAVMVGVSLLTPQGIPRGAARTLVRLHTPEDLTG from the coding sequence GTGGCCCCGAGCCTGGCCGCCGGTGCGGTCCTCATCGTCTGTCTCGTCACCGTCGCGCTGAGCGCCTTCGTGCTGCGCCTCTCCCGACGCACGAGCGACTTCTACGTCGCCGGCCGCGCCGTCTCGCCGCAGCGCAACGCCGCCGCGATCGGCGGGGAGTACCTCTCCGCCGCGAGCTTCCTCGGCGTCGCCGGCCTCATCTACGACCAGGGCGTGGACGCGCTCTGGTATCCCGTCGGCTACACCGTGGGCTACCTCGTCCTGCTCGTGCTGGTCGCCGCCCCGCTGCGCCGCTCCGGGGCCTACACGCTGCCCGACTTCGCCGAGGCCCGGCTGGAGTCGCGCTTCGTCCGCCACCTCTGCTCGGTCCTCGTCGTCTTCATCGGCTGGCTCTACCTGCTGCCGCAGCTGCAGGGCGCCGGCTTCACGCTGCGGCTCGTCTCCGGCGCGCCGCTCTGGCTCGGGCCGGTGCTCGTCGTGGTCGTCGTCGTGCTCTCGGTGGCCGCCGGGGGGATGCGCTCGATCACCCTCGTGCAGTCGGTGCAGTACTGGATCAAGCTGACCGCGCTCGCCATCCCGGCGGGTGTGCTGCTCGCCGTCTGGTGGGGCAGCCAGGGGCCGGGGCTGGAGGTCACCGAGTCGTGGGTGCTGCCCGGCGTCGGGCCGGAGGAGGGCGGGCACGGGCTCTACCGCACGCTGTCGCTGATGATGGCGCTCGCCCTCGGGACGATGGGGCTGCCGCACGTCGTCGTCCGCTACTACACCAACCCCGACGGCACCGGCGCGCGGGCGACGACCGTGCGGGTCCTCGTGCTGCTGGGGATGTTCTACGTCGTCACGGTGGTGTATGCCGTGCTCGGCCGCGCCTACCTGCCCACCCTGGAGCCGGGGGTGCGGGCGGACACCGTGGTCCTGCGGCTGCCCACCGAGGTGCTGCCCGGGGTGGGCGGGGAGGTGCTGCTCGCGGCGCTCGCCGGTGGGGCCTTCGCCGCCTTCCTCTCGACCTCCTCCGGGCTGGCGCTCGCCGTGACCGGCGTGCTCAACCAGGACGTCATGCGACCGCTGCTCGCCCGGGCAGTGCACGGGGACCACTCCGAGGTCGCGGGCTTCCGGATCGCGGCCGTGGTCGCCGTCGTGGTGCCCTTCGCGGGGGTCGGCGTCTTCCCCGAGGTGCCGCTCGCGGCCTTCGTGACCCTGGCCTTCGTCATCGCGGCCTCCACCTTCTTCCCCCTGCTGGCGCTCGGGGTGTGGTGGCCGAGGCTGTCGGTGCAGGGCGCCGCCGCCGGGCTCGTCACCGGGGCCGTGCTCGCCATCGGTGCCGTGGCGGTGACCGTCCTGGCCGGCGGGCAGAGCGGCTGGCCGGCCGCCCTGCTCGCCCAGCCCGCGGCGTGGATCGTGCCGCTCGTCGGGGCGGTGATGGTGGGCGTCTCCCTGCTCACCCCGCAGGGGATCCCCCGGGGCGCAGCCCGCACGCTGGTGCGGCTGCATACCCCGGAGGACCTCACCGGCTGA
- a CDS encoding sulfite exporter TauE/SafE family protein yields MRQLILLALVGLAAQLVDGGLGMAYGVTTTTLLLMLGTNPAAASATVHLAEIGTTLASGTAHWKFGNVDWSVVLRVGVPGAVGAFLGATVLSSLDAEVARPITATILLALGIYLLARFTRSGVRTDRLGQPLRHRFLTPLGLVAGFLDATGGGGWGPVGTPALLATGRLEPRTIVGSISASEFLVALAASLGFLVGLGSQGINLTWVLALLAGGVVAAPIAAWLVRIVPPRLLGVGVGGLIVLTNARTLLRTDLIDAGDLTRSVVYAVIVAAWLGALSYVVAKLRGTAGQDGATTAEAAGTGAR; encoded by the coding sequence ATGCGCCAGCTCATCCTGCTCGCCCTCGTCGGCCTCGCCGCTCAGCTCGTCGACGGCGGCCTCGGCATGGCCTACGGCGTGACCACCACCACGCTGCTGCTCATGCTCGGCACCAACCCGGCGGCGGCCTCCGCGACCGTCCACCTCGCCGAGATCGGCACGACGCTCGCCTCGGGGACGGCGCACTGGAAGTTCGGCAATGTCGACTGGTCGGTCGTCCTGCGGGTCGGGGTGCCCGGCGCTGTCGGTGCCTTCTTGGGGGCCACCGTGCTCAGCTCCCTCGACGCCGAGGTCGCGCGACCGATCACCGCGACGATCCTGCTCGCCCTGGGCATCTACCTCCTCGCCCGCTTCACCCGCAGCGGAGTGCGGACCGACCGGCTCGGTCAGCCGCTGCGACACCGCTTCCTCACCCCGCTGGGTCTGGTCGCCGGCTTCCTCGACGCGACCGGCGGCGGCGGCTGGGGGCCGGTCGGCACGCCCGCCCTGCTCGCGACCGGCCGTCTGGAGCCGCGCACGATCGTCGGCTCGATCAGCGCCTCGGAGTTCCTGGTCGCGCTGGCCGCGAGCCTGGGCTTCCTCGTCGGACTCGGGTCACAGGGGATCAACCTCACCTGGGTGCTGGCGCTGCTGGCCGGCGGTGTCGTCGCCGCGCCGATCGCGGCGTGGCTGGTCCGGATCGTGCCGCCGCGGCTGCTGGGCGTCGGCGTGGGTGGTCTCATCGTGCTCACCAACGCGCGCACCCTGCTGCGCACCGACCTGATCGACGCCGGCGACCTCACCCGCTCGGTGGTGTATGCCGTGATCGTCGCGGCGTGGCTCGGTGCCCTGAGCTACGTCGTCGCCAAGCTGCGCGGTACGGCCGGCCAGGACGGCGCGACTACGGCCGAAGCAGCTGGAACTGGCGCCCGCTGA
- a CDS encoding SurA N-terminal domain-containing protein, translated as MTVHHRLASVGVALTLSLVGLTACSGDTGDGDNASASSASSDEAASSSAPAPAAPDAMPEPDLSEIPDPVATVNGEDVTKEEFATYYEGQFASASGQAQMSGEELDVEQLQTDTLDVVVDSVLLRQAAEEAGLEPSEEEVDGLLEELATGNGLASVEEFLGVLEQQGMDEETARREAANQLAIQAYVEEEAQVEEPSEEELQTYYDDLVAQQEQAAGGEDDAASTAAPQQPEIPPFEEIKDQLAEQLKAEEQSAATDEILAGLREDAEIDSFL; from the coding sequence ATGACTGTGCACCACCGCCTCGCCTCCGTAGGCGTGGCCCTGACCCTCAGCCTCGTCGGCCTCACCGCGTGCAGCGGTGACACCGGCGACGGCGACAACGCCTCGGCCAGCTCTGCCTCCTCCGACGAAGCCGCCAGCAGCAGCGCCCCGGCCCCCGCGGCGCCGGACGCTATGCCCGAGCCCGACCTCAGCGAGATCCCCGACCCGGTGGCCACGGTCAACGGGGAGGACGTCACCAAGGAGGAGTTCGCCACCTACTACGAGGGGCAGTTCGCCAGCGCCTCCGGGCAGGCGCAGATGAGCGGCGAGGAGCTCGACGTCGAGCAGCTCCAGACCGACACCCTCGACGTCGTCGTCGACAGCGTGCTGCTGCGCCAGGCCGCCGAGGAGGCCGGGCTGGAGCCGAGCGAGGAGGAGGTCGACGGTCTGCTGGAGGAGCTGGCGACCGGCAACGGCCTCGCCTCGGTCGAGGAGTTCCTCGGAGTCCTGGAGCAGCAGGGCATGGACGAGGAGACCGCGCGCCGCGAGGCCGCCAACCAGCTCGCGATCCAGGCCTACGTCGAGGAGGAGGCCCAGGTCGAGGAGCCCTCCGAGGAGGAGCTGCAGACCTACTACGACGACCTCGTCGCCCAGCAGGAGCAGGCCGCCGGGGGCGAGGACGACGCGGCGAGCACCGCGGCGCCGCAGCAGCCCGAGATCCCGCCGTTCGAGGAGATCAAGGACCAGCTGGCCGAGCAGCTCAAGGCCGAGGAGCAGTCGGCCGCCACCGACGAGATCCTCGCCGGGCTGCGCGAGGACGCGGAGATCGACAGCTTCCTCTGA
- a CDS encoding LytR/AlgR family response regulator transcription factor, producing the protein MRALVVDDEPPALSELTYLLEQDGRFGSVQPVSSGTDALRALEDDGVDVVFSDISMPGLDGMELARVVNHFTTPPLIVFVTAHEQHAVDAFAVQAVDYVMKPVPPDRLAQAVDRVVAALAQRGAGTAEAAEDVGPVQTAASEGSEERIAVELGGVTRFVQRSAVRYVQAQGDYVRLFTGSASHLLRLPLTTLESRWAEAGFVRIHRSTLVNLAHVGQVRQAQGRLSLRLLPDGPELPVSRRHARLVREQVLAQGG; encoded by the coding sequence ATGCGCGCCCTCGTCGTCGACGACGAACCGCCGGCCCTGTCCGAGCTGACCTACCTGCTGGAGCAGGACGGCCGGTTCGGCAGCGTGCAGCCGGTGTCCTCGGGCACCGACGCGCTACGGGCGCTCGAGGACGACGGCGTCGACGTCGTCTTCTCCGACATCTCGATGCCCGGGCTGGACGGGATGGAGCTGGCCCGCGTGGTCAACCACTTCACCACTCCGCCCCTCATCGTCTTCGTCACCGCGCACGAGCAGCATGCGGTCGACGCCTTCGCCGTCCAGGCGGTCGACTACGTCATGAAGCCGGTGCCGCCGGACCGCCTGGCCCAGGCGGTCGACCGGGTGGTCGCGGCGCTGGCGCAGCGGGGTGCCGGGACTGCCGAGGCGGCCGAGGACGTCGGGCCGGTCCAGACTGCTGCCTCCGAGGGGTCCGAGGAGCGCATCGCCGTCGAGCTCGGTGGGGTCACCCGTTTCGTCCAGCGGTCCGCGGTGCGCTACGTCCAGGCCCAGGGCGACTACGTCCGGCTCTTCACCGGCTCCGCCTCGCACCTGCTCCGCCTGCCGTTGACCACGCTGGAGTCCCGCTGGGCCGAGGCCGGATTCGTCCGCATCCACCGCTCGACGCTGGTCAACCTGGCCCACGTCGGCCAGGTGCGCCAGGCCCAGGGCCGCCTCAGCCTGCGCCTGCTCCCCGACGGCCCCGAGCTCCCGGTCTCCCGGCGGCACGCCCGGCTCGTCCGCGAGCAGGTCCTCGCGCAGGGCGGATGA
- a CDS encoding phosphotransferase, which produces MPTAYADLDEASQVEVLREVALLAAPAFGLHAAAAELVLHGFNTTFRLDTHAGAVAMRVNTNSMSSIANVEAQQAWQHALRRDTDVIVPDPLPAAEGGYVALVHSAALDREVVVTASSWLAGEDLGTLSTPEQARALGALAARLHTHAEQWEPEGHGRFPRFASTLFGDPDLLTAAVAGDDGLRDLVTEAWERCERVFARWAAQPAIPLHADLHGGNLKWHEGTSPSSTSTTAGSASPRWTSRSARSTCAAARTRGCSRTPSGRGMPRSARSRTSPGRTTRPWWRATTGCATW; this is translated from the coding sequence ATGCCCACCGCCTACGCCGACCTGGACGAGGCCTCGCAGGTCGAGGTGCTGCGGGAGGTCGCGCTGCTGGCTGCCCCGGCCTTCGGTCTCCACGCGGCCGCGGCCGAGCTCGTGCTGCACGGCTTCAACACGACCTTCCGCCTGGACACCCACGCCGGCGCGGTCGCGATGCGGGTCAACACCAACTCGATGAGCTCGATCGCCAACGTCGAGGCGCAGCAGGCCTGGCAGCACGCCCTCCGACGGGACACCGACGTCATCGTGCCGGACCCGCTGCCCGCCGCGGAGGGTGGCTACGTCGCCCTGGTGCACTCCGCCGCGCTCGACCGCGAGGTCGTGGTCACGGCGAGCTCGTGGCTGGCGGGCGAGGACCTCGGGACGTTGAGCACGCCCGAGCAGGCTCGCGCGCTCGGCGCCCTGGCCGCCAGGCTGCATACGCACGCCGAGCAGTGGGAGCCCGAGGGGCACGGCCGCTTCCCCCGGTTCGCGAGCACGCTCTTCGGCGACCCCGACCTGCTCACGGCCGCGGTGGCGGGCGACGACGGGTTGCGCGACCTGGTGACCGAGGCCTGGGAGCGGTGCGAGCGGGTCTTCGCGCGGTGGGCCGCCCAGCCGGCCATCCCCCTGCACGCCGACCTGCACGGCGGCAACCTCAAGTGGCACGAGGGCACCTCGCCGTCTTCGACTTCGACGACAGCGGGCTCGGCGTCCCCGCGCTGGACCTCGCGATCTGCGCGTTCTACCTGCGCGGCGGCGAGGACGAGGGGGTGCTCGAGGACGCCCTCCGGGAGGGGTATGCCGCGGTCCGCCCGCTCCCGGACGTCGCCCGGGCGGACCACGAGGCCCTGGTGGCGGGCGACGACGGGTTGCGCGACCTGGTGA
- a CDS encoding pyridoxamine 5'-phosphate oxidase family protein, which yields MSDATLTLSEQECWTRLAEEELGRLAYHLTDEVHIVPVNYVVDRGRIVFRTAEGSKLLGVVMDSDVAFEIDHVDRGSDTAWSVVARGTAELLEGTDARQVEGLGPRPWVGEEKFSTVAVAVTEVSGRQFQLLRP from the coding sequence ATGAGCGACGCCACCCTCACCCTGTCCGAGCAGGAGTGCTGGACCCGGCTGGCCGAGGAGGAGCTCGGCCGCCTGGCCTACCACCTCACCGACGAGGTGCACATCGTCCCGGTCAACTACGTCGTGGACCGGGGGCGCATCGTCTTCCGCACCGCCGAGGGATCCAAACTGCTCGGTGTCGTCATGGACTCCGACGTGGCCTTCGAGATCGACCACGTCGACCGCGGGTCCGACACCGCGTGGAGCGTCGTGGCGCGGGGCACCGCCGAGCTCCTCGAGGGCACGGACGCGCGGCAGGTGGAGGGGCTGGGCCCGCGCCCCTGGGTGGGCGAGGAGAAGTTCAGCACCGTCGCCGTCGCCGTGACCGAGGTCAGCGGGCGCCAGTTCCAGCTGCTTCGGCCGTAG
- a CDS encoding phosphotransferase enzyme family protein — MAGDDGLRDLVTEAWERCERVFARWAAQPAIPLHADLHGGNLKWHEGHLAVFDFDDSGLGVPALDLAICAFYLRGGEDEGVLEDALREGYAAVRPLPDVARADHEALVAARQLLLANSLLASTTANQRSEAEAYLRITGDRLRHWLGTGHFTRAVPAG, encoded by the coding sequence GTGGCGGGCGACGACGGGTTGCGCGACCTGGTGACCGAGGCCTGGGAGCGGTGCGAGCGGGTCTTCGCGCGGTGGGCCGCCCAGCCGGCCATCCCCCTGCACGCCGACCTGCACGGCGGCAACCTCAAGTGGCACGAGGGGCACCTCGCCGTCTTCGACTTCGACGACAGCGGGCTCGGCGTCCCCGCGCTGGACCTCGCGATCTGCGCGTTCTACCTGCGCGGCGGCGAGGACGAGGGGGTGCTCGAGGACGCCCTCCGGGAGGGGTATGCCGCGGTCCGCCCGCTCCCGGACGTCGCCCGGGCGGACCACGAGGCCCTGGTGGCGGCGCGCCAGCTCCTGCTGGCGAACAGCCTGCTGGCCAGCACGACCGCCAACCAGCGCTCGGAGGCCGAGGCCTATCTGCGGATCACCGGCGACCGGCTGCGCCACTGGCTCGGCACCGGTCACTTCACCCGCGCAGTGCCGGCCGGCTGA
- a CDS encoding GAF domain-containing sensor histidine kinase, giving the protein MPGDFHLPTALVVLGACLLVWVLLWWRCRRAASGFLSETDRVTYETLRLGAQAGRSLRAGLTPDHAEPAARHLRMMLGGTALAVCDSQQVLAWSGLGEHHREQVLAQARRVLLSGDVVVLTRADLPCDTPECPVRAGVVAPLVVDDRVIGALAAYSPRPSAGLARATEQVVTWVSGQLELGELDRERTRAMEAELRSLRAQISPHFIYNSLGAIASFVRTDPDRARELLLEFADFTRYALRRGGAFTTLAEELRNIERYLVLEQARFGDRLRVNLLIAPEVLPVAVPYLAVQPLVENAVRHGLADKEGVGTVTITGTDLGDLAEIAIEDDGVGSDPELVRRALDGDHTGEPTSRDNESVGLGNVDARLRQVYGDDHGLVVETAPGLGTKVTFRVPKYAPGVHPDRSSPTP; this is encoded by the coding sequence ATGCCCGGAGACTTCCACCTGCCGACCGCGCTGGTGGTGCTGGGCGCGTGCCTGCTCGTGTGGGTCCTGCTGTGGTGGCGGTGCCGCCGCGCGGCCAGCGGCTTCCTCTCCGAGACCGACCGGGTCACCTACGAGACGCTGCGCCTGGGCGCCCAGGCGGGGCGCAGCCTGCGGGCCGGGCTCACCCCGGACCACGCCGAGCCGGCAGCCCGGCACCTGCGGATGATGCTCGGCGGGACCGCGCTCGCGGTCTGCGACAGCCAGCAGGTGCTGGCCTGGAGCGGGCTGGGTGAGCACCACCGGGAGCAGGTCCTCGCGCAGGCGCGCCGGGTCCTGCTCAGTGGCGATGTCGTCGTCCTGACCCGCGCCGACCTGCCCTGCGACACCCCCGAGTGCCCGGTCCGCGCCGGGGTCGTCGCCCCGCTCGTGGTGGACGACCGCGTCATCGGCGCGCTCGCGGCATACTCCCCCCGTCCCTCGGCCGGTCTGGCCCGCGCGACCGAGCAGGTGGTGACCTGGGTGAGCGGGCAGCTGGAGCTGGGCGAGCTGGACCGCGAGCGGACCCGCGCGATGGAGGCCGAGCTGCGCAGCCTGCGCGCCCAGATCAGCCCCCACTTCATCTACAACTCCCTCGGCGCGATCGCCTCCTTCGTCCGCACCGACCCCGACCGGGCGCGGGAGCTGCTCCTGGAGTTCGCCGACTTCACCCGGTATGCCCTGCGCCGGGGAGGGGCGTTCACCACCCTCGCCGAGGAGCTGCGCAACATCGAGCGCTACCTCGTGCTGGAGCAGGCGCGCTTCGGCGACCGGTTGCGGGTCAACCTGCTCATCGCCCCCGAGGTGCTGCCCGTCGCCGTGCCCTACCTCGCCGTGCAGCCGCTGGTGGAGAATGCCGTCCGCCACGGCCTCGCCGACAAGGAGGGCGTCGGCACCGTGACCATCACCGGCACCGACCTGGGCGACCTGGCCGAGATCGCCATCGAGGACGACGGCGTGGGTTCCGACCCCGAGCTCGTGCGCCGGGCCCTCGACGGCGACCACACCGGCGAGCCGACCTCGCGCGACAACGAGAGCGTCGGCCTGGGCAACGTCGACGCCCGGCTGCGCCAGGTCTACGGCGACGACCACGGCCTCGTCGTCGAGACCGCGCCGGGGCTGGGCACCAAGGTCACCTTCCGGGTGCCGAAGTACGCCCCGGGCGTCCACCCGGACCGCTCCTCGCCGACCCCGTGA